The following coding sequences lie in one Deinococcus radiopugnans ATCC 19172 genomic window:
- a CDS encoding DUF3006 domain-containing protein, producing the protein MKKADHHQNALPEDAAAAAAGERQTVESLPAVSPPATHRSPERWTVDGIEDGPHGPLARLEREDGTTFDLPLRVLPGALREGDLLDVQDGPDGVTVRILVAETMERRETAQARLEALNNAESDLREEDGEITV; encoded by the coding sequence GTGAAGAAAGCGGACCATCATCAGAACGCTTTGCCAGAGGATGCTGCGGCGGCTGCGGCGGGTGAACGTCAGACGGTCGAATCTCTGCCTGCGGTGTCGCCGCCTGCCACACACCGGTCCCCGGAACGCTGGACCGTGGACGGCATCGAGGACGGCCCGCACGGCCCGCTGGCCCGGCTGGAACGCGAGGACGGCACGACGTTCGATCTGCCGCTGCGTGTGTTGCCCGGGGCCCTGCGTGAGGGTGACCTGCTGGACGTGCAGGACGGCCCGGACGGCGTGACCGTCCGTATTCTGGTGGCCGAGACCATGGAGCGCCGCGAAACCGCGCAGGCGCGGCTGGAGGCCCTGAACAACGCCGAATCTGATTTGCGTGAAGAGGATGGAGAGATCACGGTATGA
- a CDS encoding ComEC/Rec2 family competence protein produces the protein MSDKPPKKKAPGKKAAGKKGAEKSETGKRAAGKKAAPRTGGAASRKAAARRPARWGRRRGPSPADIAGLVVLALTVSLAACNGMTGKGKDKAEGGATPQGQVTVRFLDVGQGDAVLVRSPEGKTMLIDGGRSISRMEDHMKTYGIDKIDVMVATHADADHIAGLVAAARAKPTLFINNGLGGTTKTWERLVDALQAQKTTFKKASNQLINLGSVKVQVIGPPSGVGDAQNDNSVGVALQFGDFRALMTGDSELKETAAWLEQDRDEIRGPFQAYKSIHHGAANGDSAAWLAVVRPENVVISVGENNYGHPTKTALDLYRQNGVRIYRTDQNGTVTFTGNADGTYTVNTQR, from the coding sequence ATGAGCGACAAGCCTCCGAAGAAGAAAGCGCCGGGGAAGAAGGCGGCTGGGAAGAAAGGCGCTGAAAAGAGTGAGACTGGGAAGCGGGCGGCTGGAAAAAAGGCCGCCCCCAGAACTGGCGGGGCCGCCTCCCGCAAGGCAGCCGCCCGCAGGCCTGCCCGCTGGGGGCGCAGGCGCGGCCCCAGCCCGGCGGATATCGCGGGCCTGGTTGTGCTGGCGCTGACCGTCTCGCTGGCGGCGTGTAACGGCATGACCGGCAAGGGCAAGGACAAGGCTGAGGGCGGCGCGACCCCCCAGGGCCAGGTCACCGTGCGCTTTCTGGATGTGGGTCAGGGCGACGCGGTGCTGGTCCGCAGTCCCGAGGGCAAGACCATGCTGATCGACGGGGGCCGCAGCATATCGCGCATGGAAGACCACATGAAAACCTACGGCATCGACAAGATCGACGTGATGGTGGCCACCCACGCCGACGCCGACCACATCGCAGGACTGGTGGCGGCGGCCCGGGCCAAACCGACGCTGTTCATCAACAACGGGCTGGGCGGGACCACCAAGACCTGGGAGCGGCTGGTGGACGCGTTGCAGGCCCAGAAGACCACCTTCAAGAAGGCCAGCAACCAGCTGATCAACCTGGGCAGTGTGAAAGTGCAGGTGATTGGCCCGCCCTCCGGCGTGGGCGACGCGCAGAACGACAACAGTGTCGGCGTGGCCCTGCAATTCGGCGACTTCCGCGCCCTGATGACCGGCGACAGCGAGCTGAAGGAGACGGCGGCGTGGCTGGAGCAGGACAGGGACGAGATCCGGGGGCCGTTCCAGGCCTACAAGAGCATCCACCACGGCGCGGCCAACGGTGATAGCGCGGCGTGGCTGGCGGTGGTGCGCCCGGAAAACGTGGTCATCAGCGTGGGCGAGAACAATTACGGGCATCCCACGAAGACGGCGCTGGACCTGTACCGGCAAAACGGCGTCCGCATCTACCGTACCGATCAGAACGGCACGGTGACCTTCACAGGCAATGCGGACGGGACTTATACGGTGAACACGCAGCGCTAG
- a CDS encoding RluA family pseudouridine synthase: protein MLNLPPTLNDGYAYTERIAPRGAGVGVLAYLAGRYGHSTVEAWQSRLRRGEVVLDGVTVQGTEVLRTGQTLVWNRPPWPEDAVPLHFAVLHEDAAVLAVSKSSGLPTVPAGGFLNHTLLTLVRRQWPQASPLHRLGRGTSGLVLFALTPQAGAALSRDWRENRVRKVYRALAQGVAEQERYAITTPIGPVPHPTLGEVYAASAGGKPSHSTAQVLERRSDRTLFEVDIHTGRPHQIRIHLASIGHPLVGDPLYGPGGLPLGELPGLPGDGGYLLHAYRLGFVHPVTGQQMTLETPAPDELNVG, encoded by the coding sequence ATGCTCAACCTGCCCCCTACCCTCAACGACGGTTACGCCTACACCGAGCGCATTGCCCCACGCGGCGCGGGCGTGGGCGTGCTGGCGTATCTGGCGGGGCGCTATGGGCATTCCACCGTGGAGGCCTGGCAGTCCCGGCTACGGCGCGGCGAAGTCGTGCTGGACGGCGTCACGGTTCAGGGCACGGAGGTTTTAAGGACCGGCCAGACATTGGTCTGGAACCGTCCACCGTGGCCCGAGGACGCCGTGCCGCTGCATTTTGCAGTACTGCACGAGGACGCCGCAGTGCTGGCCGTGTCCAAATCCTCCGGGCTGCCCACAGTTCCGGCGGGCGGGTTTCTGAACCACACCCTGCTGACGCTGGTGCGCCGGCAGTGGCCGCAGGCGTCGCCGCTGCACCGACTGGGACGCGGCACCTCGGGGCTGGTGCTGTTTGCCCTGACCCCCCAGGCGGGGGCGGCGCTGTCGCGGGACTGGCGCGAGAACCGCGTCCGGAAGGTTTACCGGGCGCTGGCCCAGGGCGTGGCCGAACAGGAGAGATACGCGATCACCACGCCCATCGGCCCGGTGCCGCATCCAACATTAGGCGAGGTGTACGCGGCCAGCGCGGGCGGCAAACCCTCCCACTCCACGGCGCAGGTGCTGGAGCGGCGCTCAGACCGCACGCTGTTCGAGGTAGACATCCACACGGGCCGCCCGCACCAGATCCGGATTCATCTCGCGTCTATCGGGCACCCGCTGGTGGGCGATCCACTGTACGGGCCGGGTGGATTGCCGCTGGGCGAGCTGCCAGGACTGCCGGGCGACGGCGGCTATCTGTTGCACGCGTACCGGCTGGGGTTCGTCCATCCGGTGACTGGTCAGCAGATGACGCTTGAGACCCCAGCGCCCGACGAACTGAACGTCGGTTAA
- a CDS encoding Rqc2 family fibronectin-binding protein, translating to MEGLMLARVLGELTPHLPLHTLGWVFPDETTAALLLDGPGPGERRNLVLAYRPPQPVLFISRERLRGDPRSPFQRFLAARVRGPLLGAEQLKLDRVLVLHFGGEAGFVDQAPTRLLFEVTGRNANLLVLEEGEGFEGRIVMAAREITGSRNRFRTIRSGGQYTPPPPYDKLDPRTLSEAEARALAALPIGRWRERLDGLGPLLGAELARRANLPAAQAPEENWLRALEALRSLVQDPTVSEGVMQDGAREAARSEKAAALRKALAEPLNKRLTLIRNQLADVSRAEAGLDAAAIDREEADLLMAYASTVEAGSASAELPAFDGSGLRPVALDPSLSAVQNAEKRYGRARRREDVYERLLEREGALRAELAEAEARVDHLEHATLEELDALAATLQSERPEKSQYGLRFTTPGGYEVLVGRNNKENATLTHRIGRSMDYWFHAQGYPGSHVVVRTGGKELAQPDILYAARLAAANSKARGSSNVGVDYTRIKYVWKPRGAPAGQVHYTDQNTVFVDGTPPDEGAAE from the coding sequence ATGGAAGGGCTGATGCTGGCCAGGGTGCTGGGCGAACTGACCCCGCACCTGCCGCTGCACACGCTGGGCTGGGTCTTTCCCGACGAGACCACCGCCGCCCTGCTGCTGGACGGCCCCGGTCCCGGCGAGCGCCGCAACCTGGTGCTGGCCTACCGCCCGCCGCAGCCGGTGCTGTTCATCTCGCGTGAGCGGCTGCGGGGCGATCCGCGCAGCCCCTTTCAGCGCTTTCTGGCGGCGCGGGTGCGCGGGCCACTGCTGGGCGCCGAGCAGCTCAAGTTGGACCGCGTGCTGGTCCTGCATTTCGGCGGCGAGGCCGGATTCGTCGATCAGGCCCCCACCCGGCTGCTGTTCGAGGTCACGGGCCGCAACGCCAACCTGCTGGTGCTGGAAGAGGGGGAAGGCTTCGAGGGCCGGATTGTCATGGCCGCCCGCGAGATCACCGGCAGCCGCAACCGCTTCCGCACCATTCGCAGCGGGGGACAGTACACGCCGCCGCCGCCCTACGACAAGCTGGACCCGCGCACGCTGAGCGAGGCCGAGGCGCGTGCTCTGGCCGCCCTGCCGATAGGACGGTGGCGTGAACGCCTGGACGGTCTGGGGCCGCTGCTGGGTGCGGAGCTGGCGCGGCGGGCGAATCTCCCTGCCGCGCAGGCACCCGAGGAAAACTGGCTGCGGGCGCTCGAAGCGCTGCGTTCCCTGGTGCAGGACCCCACCGTCAGCGAGGGCGTCATGCAGGACGGCGCCCGCGAGGCCGCCCGCAGCGAGAAGGCCGCCGCCCTGCGGAAAGCGCTGGCCGAGCCGCTGAACAAACGCCTGACCCTGATCCGCAACCAGCTGGCCGACGTGTCCCGCGCCGAGGCGGGCCTGGACGCCGCCGCCATTGACCGCGAGGAAGCGGACCTGCTGATGGCCTACGCCTCCACGGTGGAAGCGGGCAGCGCCAGTGCGGAGCTGCCTGCCTTCGACGGCAGCGGCCTGCGCCCGGTGGCGCTGGACCCCAGCCTCAGCGCGGTGCAGAACGCCGAGAAGCGCTATGGCCGCGCCCGTCGCCGCGAGGACGTGTACGAGCGCCTGCTGGAGCGTGAAGGCGCCCTGCGCGCCGAACTGGCCGAGGCCGAGGCCCGCGTGGACCATCTGGAACACGCGACTCTGGAAGAGCTGGACGCGCTGGCTGCCACCCTGCAGTCCGAGCGCCCGGAAAAGAGCCAGTACGGCCTGCGCTTCACCACTCCCGGCGGGTACGAGGTGCTGGTGGGCCGCAACAACAAGGAAAATGCCACCCTGACGCACCGCATCGGGCGCAGCATGGACTACTGGTTTCACGCGCAGGGCTATCCGGGCAGCCATGTTGTGGTGCGGACCGGGGGCAAGGAGCTGGCGCAGCCGGACATCCTGTACGCCGCCCGGCTGGCCGCCGCGAACAGCAAGGCGCGCGGCAGCAGCAACGTGGGCGTGGACTACACCCGCATCAAGTACGTGTGGAAGCCGCGGGGTGCGCCCGCCGGACAGGTGCATTACACCGATCAGAACACGGTGTTCGTGGACGGCACGCCGCCGGACGAGGGCGCCGCGGAGTAG
- a CDS encoding methyltransferase domain-containing protein → MNPDERTAQNVRLFDTLAAHYDRLGFLPLTARYLAGRFRPQPDETLLDVMCGTGTLALALADAVGAGGRVVGADLSPGMLTVARNRAAGQPQLSFAEADATALPFADAEFDGVACASGLFFVPDMDAALREWRRVLRPGGRVAFSSFGKGLMGDLSGRWRVALEGVGFHPGFPPLGRLPSPDAAAELLRAAGFEGVAVDLQELPYTLPTPQDRWNDIEAGMEGAPLASLPPDVRQQLQNDHMAELEALFAGQALTVPIPVLVAAGVRPG, encoded by the coding sequence ATGAACCCCGACGAGCGCACCGCGCAGAATGTCCGGCTGTTCGACACGCTTGCGGCGCACTATGACCGCCTGGGCTTTCTGCCGCTGACGGCGCGGTATCTGGCGGGGCGTTTCAGGCCACAGCCGGATGAAACGCTGCTGGACGTGATGTGCGGCACCGGGACGCTGGCCCTGGCGCTGGCCGACGCGGTGGGCGCGGGCGGGCGGGTGGTGGGCGCGGACCTGTCGCCGGGCATGCTGACCGTGGCACGGAACAGGGCGGCGGGGCAGCCCCAGCTTTCATTCGCGGAGGCGGACGCGACGGCCCTGCCCTTCGCGGACGCCGAATTCGACGGCGTGGCCTGCGCCTCGGGGCTGTTCTTCGTGCCGGACATGGACGCGGCCCTGCGCGAGTGGCGGCGGGTGCTGCGTCCGGGCGGACGGGTGGCCTTCAGCTCCTTTGGCAAGGGCCTGATGGGTGACCTGTCGGGGCGCTGGCGCGTGGCCCTGGAAGGCGTGGGCTTCCATCCGGGCTTTCCGCCGCTGGGCCGCCTGCCCTCGCCGGACGCGGCAGCGGAGTTGCTGCGCGCGGCGGGTTTTGAGGGGGTCGCGGTGGACCTTCAGGAACTGCCCTACACGCTGCCCACCCCGCAGGACCGCTGGAACGACATCGAGGCAGGCATGGAAGGGGCGCCGCTGGCCTCCCTGCCGCCGGATGTTCGCCAACAGCTTCAGAACGACCACATGGCCGAACTGGAGGCCCTGTTCGCTGGACAGGCGCTGACCGTGCCCATCCCGGTGCTGGTGGCGGCGGGTGTGCGGCCAGGATAA
- a CDS encoding DsbA family protein, translated as MTPSNDVFFDFVCPYAWRGVELAQVLRQAGEQTFTLRHFSLVQGNHPDNAGQSEPVWWLTDQPAESGERFQQSSLLAFLAAGAAAKQGEEQSWDFTLALFRAVHAEKKPLDEDAVMAAARAAKLDLEQFSADRQDDEGLRASLRQDLAEAAGIGVFGTPTFVLPGGEAAYYRFENLTRELDTARQWWKLYGEVLHSGAGIATVKRAKNRPAKKAAHKELAQQTA; from the coding sequence ATGACCCCATCCAATGACGTGTTCTTCGATTTCGTCTGTCCCTACGCCTGGCGCGGGGTGGAGCTGGCTCAGGTGCTGCGGCAGGCGGGCGAGCAGACGTTCACGCTCCGGCACTTCTCGCTGGTGCAGGGCAACCACCCCGACAACGCCGGTCAGTCGGAACCCGTGTGGTGGCTGACCGATCAGCCGGCAGAGTCGGGCGAGCGGTTTCAGCAGTCCAGCCTGCTGGCCTTTCTGGCGGCGGGGGCGGCGGCAAAGCAGGGCGAGGAGCAGAGCTGGGACTTCACGCTGGCCCTGTTCCGGGCCGTTCATGCGGAGAAAAAGCCGCTGGACGAGGACGCGGTGATGGCCGCTGCGAGGGCTGCAAAGCTCGATCTGGAGCAGTTTTCTGCGGACCGCCAGGATGATGAGGGCCTGCGCGCCAGCCTCCGTCAGGATCTGGCTGAGGCCGCCGGGATCGGGGTCTTCGGCACGCCCACCTTTGTGTTGCCCGGCGGAGAGGCCGCCTACTACCGCTTCGAGAATCTGACCCGCGAACTGGACACGGCCCGCCAGTGGTGGAAGCTGTACGGCGAGGTTCTGCACTCCGGTGCAGGGATCGCCACGGTCAAGCGGGCGAAGAACCGTCCCGCGAAAAAGGCCGCCCACAAGGAGCTGGCGCAGCAGACGGCGTAA
- a CDS encoding GNAT family N-acetyltransferase, with protein MDRAGLDLGGGYRARPIALDTYRAACARLEGQIFGGGSLYDFDPPSKAPPPPGETFAWGISTGEDLIGWSFAHQKDERTVSMADTGILPEHQGRGLYTRLLPHLLDTFRDAGYTLVQSHHRATNNAVIIPKLRAGFFIQGLNLYEGGLNVALTLSLDRTYREAMHVRSGLRAARGDVAQRLGLSSIPLEETVPSIAVPLPEGQGEDTNLGGGYVLRPVPYEVYYDIYTGLEDAVYSSVSLDWPTPPRLEPPESPRYAWLIGHGGQVVGWQSSRQWDARTAYMVNTGLLPAHRGQGLYTRLLPPVLAALGARGYALVRSHHHATNNAVLVPKLRAGFRVQGLQVDDHGVMAVLIFSFEGLYREYMDVRSGLKRPAGEVARALGLEEP; from the coding sequence GTGGACCGGGCAGGCCTAGACCTCGGCGGCGGCTACCGCGCCCGGCCCATCGCGCTGGACACCTACCGCGCCGCCTGCGCCCGGCTGGAGGGCCAGATTTTCGGCGGCGGCTCGCTGTACGATTTTGATCCACCGTCCAAAGCGCCGCCGCCGCCCGGCGAAACGTTTGCCTGGGGCATCTCCACAGGCGAGGACCTGATCGGCTGGAGTTTCGCGCACCAGAAGGATGAACGCACGGTCTCCATGGCCGACACCGGCATCCTGCCCGAGCATCAGGGGCGCGGGCTGTACACCCGCCTGTTGCCGCATCTGCTGGACACCTTCCGGGACGCAGGCTACACGTTGGTCCAGAGCCACCACCGCGCCACCAACAACGCCGTCATCATTCCCAAATTGCGCGCCGGCTTCTTCATTCAGGGCCTGAACCTGTACGAGGGCGGGCTGAACGTGGCCCTGACGCTCAGCCTGGACCGCACGTATCGGGAGGCCATGCACGTCCGCAGCGGCTTGCGGGCAGCGCGGGGCGACGTGGCGCAGCGGCTGGGCTTGTCCTCCATTCCACTGGAGGAGACGGTCCCTTCCATCGCCGTTCCGCTACCTGAGGGTCAGGGCGAAGATACCAATCTGGGCGGCGGCTACGTTCTGCGCCCCGTTCCTTACGAGGTGTACTACGACATCTACACCGGGCTGGAAGACGCCGTGTACAGCAGCGTTTCACTGGACTGGCCGACGCCCCCCCGACTGGAGCCGCCCGAATCGCCGCGCTACGCCTGGCTGATCGGTCACGGCGGGCAGGTGGTGGGCTGGCAGTCTTCCCGCCAGTGGGACGCCCGCACGGCCTACATGGTCAACACCGGGCTGCTGCCCGCGCACCGGGGCCAGGGGCTGTACACCCGCCTGCTGCCGCCCGTGCTGGCCGCGCTGGGGGCCAGGGGCTACGCGCTGGTCCGCAGTCACCACCACGCCACCAACAACGCCGTACTGGTTCCCAAACTGCGCGCGGGCTTTCGCGTGCAGGGCCTTCAGGTGGACGATCACGGCGTCATGGCGGTCTTGATCTTCAGCTTTGAGGGACTGTACCGCGAGTACATGGACGTCCGCAGCGGCCTGAAGCGTCCGGCAGGCGAGGTGGCGCGGGCGCTGGGGCTGGAGGAGCCGTAA
- a CDS encoding agmatine deiminase family protein gives MTHLSATDVTPRALGFAMPPEWEPHAATWMSWPQGDELWFGHLEAVRGEFAELVRTIARFEPVHLLVRDAESRQDAAERLAGADVTFHDVPLNDVWIRDNGPLFVTRESGEVSLVNWRFNAWGGKFEWAEDDRVPEAVARILGAAHWDVPVVLEGGALELGGAGMALTTRSCLLTDTRNLGLDEGQYADWLREYLGVTKLLWLGGGLENDHTDGHIDTITRFTDERTIVTSVEADASDPNHATMAANLAALRGMTDADGQPFRIVELPLPAEYLEGAEGRLPPTYANFYIGNGFVVVPQYGDPNDARALELLTPLFPGREVIGLNSRAIIEGGGSFHCMTQQQPVGTVWTGQA, from the coding sequence ATGACGCACCTCTCCGCCACCGATGTCACGCCGCGCGCCCTGGGGTTTGCCATGCCCCCGGAGTGGGAACCGCACGCCGCCACCTGGATGAGCTGGCCGCAAGGCGACGAGCTGTGGTTCGGGCACCTGGAAGCCGTGCGCGGCGAATTTGCCGAACTGGTGCGGACGATTGCCCGTTTCGAGCCGGTGCACCTGCTGGTCAGGGACGCGGAGAGCCGCCAGGACGCCGCCGAGCGGCTGGCCGGGGCCGACGTGACCTTCCACGACGTGCCGCTGAACGACGTGTGGATTCGGGACAACGGCCCGCTATTCGTGACCCGTGAGTCCGGCGAGGTGTCCCTCGTCAACTGGCGTTTCAACGCCTGGGGCGGCAAGTTCGAGTGGGCCGAGGATGACCGCGTGCCGGAGGCGGTGGCGCGCATCCTGGGGGCCGCCCACTGGGACGTGCCGGTGGTGCTGGAGGGCGGCGCGCTGGAACTCGGCGGCGCGGGCATGGCGCTGACCACCCGCTCGTGCCTGCTGACCGACACCCGCAACCTGGGGTTGGACGAGGGCCAATACGCCGACTGGCTGCGCGAGTACCTGGGCGTTACAAAGCTGCTGTGGCTGGGCGGCGGGCTGGAGAATGACCACACCGACGGTCACATCGATACCATCACCCGCTTTACGGACGAGCGCACCATCGTGACCAGCGTGGAAGCGGACGCATCAGACCCCAACCACGCGACAATGGCGGCCAATCTGGCGGCGCTGCGGGGCATGACCGACGCCGACGGCCAGCCCTTCCGCATCGTGGAACTGCCCCTGCCTGCCGAGTATCTGGAAGGGGCGGAAGGCCGCCTGCCGCCCACCTACGCCAACTTCTACATCGGCAACGGCTTCGTGGTGGTGCCGCAGTACGGCGATCCCAACGACGCCCGTGCGCTGGAACTTCTGACCCCGCTGTTTCCGGGCCGCGAGGTCATCGGCCTGAACAGCCGCGCGATTATCGAGGGCGGCGGCTCGTTTCACTGCATGACGCAGCAGCAGCCGGTGGGGACGGTGTGGACCGGGCAGGCCTAG
- the thrC gene encoding threonine synthase: MKYVSTRGRRDLGGFSEVLLMGLAPDGGLAMPERIPTFSADELEGLRGLDYADLAYAVMRPYIDDIPESDLRALLRATYHPDVFHSADITPLTPLGDSGLFLLELSNGPSLAFKDIAMQFLGHVFEYVLERRGERLNILGATSGDTGSAAEYAMRGKARVNVFMLSPHGRMSAFQQAQMFSLDEPNVFNIAVRGVFDDCQDLVKEVNADAEFKARYTIGAVNSINWARVLAQAVYYFKAYLALNLPAGQPMDFSVPSGNFGNVFAGYLAKQMGLPIGQLAVASNENDVLHEFFSTGVYRVRRSAQVAQTSSPSMDIGKASNFERYLYLIAGADGVQTRAWWAEVGGSRPVDLRGTAHWEAVRASGLVGGRSSHAERLETIRRADERFGRLIDPHTADGLRVGEQYARAGVPMVCLETALPAKFEATVQEAVGRTPPRPQRFKGIEALPRHFTLLDNDAAALKAFVAGKLGQTLQATP, translated from the coding sequence ATGAAGTACGTGTCGACTCGCGGCCGGCGTGATCTAGGGGGCTTTTCGGAGGTGCTGCTGATGGGCCTGGCCCCGGACGGCGGCCTCGCCATGCCGGAACGCATTCCCACGTTCAGCGCGGATGAGCTGGAGGGATTGCGCGGCCTGGACTACGCCGACCTGGCGTACGCGGTGATGCGCCCCTACATCGACGACATCCCGGAGAGTGACCTGCGCGCCCTGCTGCGGGCCACCTACCACCCGGACGTGTTTCACAGCGCCGACATCACCCCGCTGACGCCGCTGGGCGACTCGGGGCTGTTCCTGCTGGAACTGTCCAACGGTCCCTCGCTGGCCTTCAAGGACATCGCCATGCAGTTTCTGGGCCACGTGTTCGAGTACGTGCTGGAGCGGCGCGGCGAGCGGCTGAACATCCTGGGCGCCACGTCGGGCGACACCGGTTCGGCGGCGGAATACGCCATGCGCGGCAAGGCCCGCGTCAACGTGTTCATGCTCTCGCCGCACGGGCGCATGAGCGCGTTTCAGCAGGCGCAGATGTTCAGCCTCGATGAGCCGAATGTCTTCAACATCGCCGTGCGGGGCGTGTTCGACGACTGCCAGGATCTGGTGAAAGAGGTCAATGCCGACGCCGAGTTCAAGGCCCGGTACACCATCGGGGCCGTGAACTCGATCAACTGGGCGCGGGTGCTGGCGCAGGCGGTGTACTACTTCAAGGCGTACCTTGCACTGAACCTGCCCGCCGGGCAGCCGATGGATTTCAGCGTGCCGTCCGGCAATTTCGGGAACGTGTTTGCCGGGTACCTGGCAAAGCAGATGGGCCTGCCCATCGGGCAACTGGCCGTCGCCAGCAACGAGAACGACGTGCTTCATGAATTCTTTTCCACCGGGGTCTACCGGGTGCGGCGTTCGGCGCAGGTGGCGCAGACCTCCAGCCCCAGCATGGACATCGGCAAGGCGTCCAATTTCGAGCGCTACCTGTACCTGATCGCGGGGGCCGACGGCGTGCAGACCCGCGCGTGGTGGGCCGAGGTGGGAGGCTCGCGCCCCGTCGATCTGCGCGGCACGGCCCACTGGGAGGCGGTGCGGGCCAGCGGTCTGGTGGGCGGGCGCAGCAGTCACGCCGAGCGCCTGGAGACCATCCGCCGCGCCGACGAGCGCTTCGGCCGCCTGATTGATCCTCACACCGCCGACGGCCTGCGGGTGGGCGAACAGTACGCGCGGGCCGGGGTGCCGATGGTCTGCCTGGAAACCGCCCTGCCCGCCAAGTTCGAGGCCACCGTGCAGGAGGCCGTGGGCCGCACGCCGCCGCGCCCCCAGCGCTTCAAGGGCATCGAGGCGTTGCCGCGCCACTTCACCCTGCTGGACAACGACGCCGCCGCGCTGAAAGCTTTTGTGGCCGGGAAGCTGGGCCAGACCCTGCAAGCCACACCCTGA
- a CDS encoding RNB domain-containing ribonuclease — MTLPELTPAQRTEVELLARGKAEKSRTLRDLKLPETPESAHTLLLRLGVWNEARTPYADRLGASLTHLTLDVPDFAPEQRLDLSHLPAYAIDDEGNRDPDDAIGIEALPGGLTRLWVHVSDVAALVPPDSELDLEARARGATLYLPDQTIGMLPDALVEKTGLGLHETMPALSISLDLDADGNADAVDVALTTVRITRLTYLGAQARLEAGEEPFVTLARLARASKELRDSEGALSIDLPEVKIRADEHGATVTPLPKPEMRFVVQECMTLAGWAAAIYADDHDIPLPFATQADPSREVRGDGLGAQWARRKTLARTRFQPSPGPHSGMGLDLYAQATSPMRRYLDLVVHQQLRAALTGREPLDGKVVAAHIAQATLNADATRQAERLSRKHHTLRYAATQPEREWEAVVVDRRGPQATLLIPELAYDLPLSTPAPVGTVLKVRLVDVNLPALSMRARTV; from the coding sequence ATGACGTTGCCCGAACTCACTCCCGCCCAGCGCACCGAAGTGGAGTTGCTGGCGCGTGGCAAGGCGGAAAAGAGCCGCACCCTGCGCGACCTGAAGCTGCCCGAAACGCCGGAATCGGCCCACACCCTGCTGCTGCGCCTGGGCGTGTGGAACGAGGCCAGGACGCCCTATGCCGACCGCCTGGGCGCGTCGCTGACGCACCTGACGCTGGACGTCCCTGACTTTGCTCCGGAGCAGCGGCTGGACCTGAGCCACCTGCCCGCCTACGCCATCGACGACGAGGGCAACCGCGACCCGGACGACGCCATCGGCATCGAGGCGCTGCCCGGCGGGCTGACGCGCCTGTGGGTGCATGTCTCGGACGTGGCCGCGCTGGTGCCGCCGGACAGTGAACTGGACCTGGAGGCCCGCGCACGCGGCGCCACGCTGTACCTGCCGGACCAGACGATTGGCATGTTGCCCGACGCCCTGGTGGAAAAAACCGGGCTGGGCCTGCACGAGACCATGCCCGCGCTGTCGATCTCGCTGGATCTGGACGCCGACGGCAACGCCGACGCCGTGGACGTGGCGCTGACCACCGTGCGAATCACGCGCCTGACGTACCTGGGCGCCCAGGCGCGGCTGGAGGCGGGCGAGGAACCCTTCGTGACCCTGGCGAGACTGGCCCGCGCCAGCAAGGAACTGCGCGATTCCGAGGGGGCGCTGTCCATCGATCTGCCCGAAGTGAAGATCAGGGCCGACGAGCACGGCGCGACTGTGACCCCACTGCCCAAGCCCGAGATGCGCTTCGTGGTGCAGGAGTGCATGACGCTGGCCGGCTGGGCCGCCGCCATCTATGCCGACGACCACGACATCCCGCTGCCGTTTGCCACGCAGGCCGACCCCAGCCGCGAGGTGCGCGGCGATGGGCTGGGGGCGCAGTGGGCGCGGCGCAAGACGCTGGCCCGCACCCGCTTCCAGCCGTCGCCGGGGCCGCATTCGGGCATGGGCCTGGACCTGTACGCCCAGGCCACCAGCCCCATGCGGCGCTACCTGGACCTGGTGGTGCACCAGCAACTGCGCGCCGCGCTGACGGGCCGGGAACCCCTGGACGGCAAGGTGGTGGCCGCCCACATCGCCCAGGCCACCCTGAACGCCGACGCCACCCGACAGGCCGAGCGCCTGAGCCGCAAGCACCACACCCTGCGCTACGCCGCCACCCAGCCGGAGCGCGAGTGGGAAGCGGTGGTGGTGGACCGCCGAGGTCCGCAGGCCACCCTATTGATTCCCGAACTGGCCTACGATCTGCCCCTCAGCACACCCGCGCCGGTGGGCACGGTGCTGAAGGTCCGGCTGGTGGACGTGAATCTGCCTGCCCTGAGCATGCGCGCCCGCACCGTTTAA